One Flagellimonas sp. CMM7 genomic region harbors:
- a CDS encoding arylamine N-acetyltransferase, with translation MNVSAYLNRIKYNKEVEIDKPTLFGLQRAHLLSVPFENLDIHYKNKIVLDMDIIFEKIVNRKRGGFCYELNSLFYTLLKEIGFNVKIISARVYSEKEQYGKVNDHMAILANIGTEQFLVDVGFGKFSLQPLPLKFNKTLVDDYGKFVFDNYDKDYLRVSEQKNNVLTPQYIFSTKQHKLSEFKDMCDYHQTSSESHFTQKKVISISTEIGRVTLNNSKVKITKGSKTKEIEFNEDQFETYLKKYFDIIVKIEEPK, from the coding sequence ATGAACGTTTCAGCCTATTTGAATAGAATAAAATACAATAAGGAGGTTGAAATTGACAAACCAACTTTGTTTGGACTTCAAAGGGCACACTTGTTAAGTGTGCCCTTTGAAAATCTAGATATCCATTATAAAAACAAAATTGTTTTGGACATGGATATCATTTTTGAGAAAATTGTTAATCGTAAGAGAGGTGGGTTCTGTTACGAACTTAACAGTCTTTTTTATACGCTTCTAAAGGAGATTGGATTTAATGTAAAAATTATTTCCGCAAGGGTATATTCAGAAAAAGAACAGTACGGTAAAGTGAATGACCACATGGCCATCCTAGCAAACATTGGAACAGAACAATTTCTGGTCGATGTGGGTTTTGGGAAATTCTCATTACAACCTCTTCCATTAAAGTTTAATAAAACCCTCGTTGATGATTACGGAAAGTTTGTTTTTGATAATTATGACAAAGATTATTTGAGGGTGTCCGAACAAAAAAATAATGTTTTAACACCACAGTATATCTTTAGTACAAAACAGCACAAATTATCTGAATTTAAGGATATGTGCGACTATCACCAAACCAGTAGCGAATCACATTTTACCCAAAAAAAGGTGATTTCCATAAGCACTGAAATTGGGCGTGTTACACTGAATAACAGTAAAGTAAAAATTACTAAAGGGTCAAAAACCAAAGAAATTGAATTTAACGAAGACCAATTCGAGACCTATCTTAAAAAATACTTCGATATTATTGTAAAAATTGAAGAACCAAAGTAA
- a CDS encoding GlxA family transcriptional regulator has translation MKNQSKHRAFFLVPPEVQLLDMAGPAHLFYEANEYGAQIETHYLGLNTSNKEVSSAGISLGNLEGFENFTLGIHDLLFIPGLESHLFFDEKFVQQNQQFFLWLQKQNQNSAKICSVCTGAYVIAFAGLFDGKNCTTHWKYLEEFQSRFPNTKLRSDRLIVKDGNLYSSAGVSSGIDLALFLLEELYGPVFATKIAKEVVIYLRRTEHDPQLSVFLQYRNHLDNRIHQAQDTLAQNFDKKLKIEELAENVHMSPRNLTRLFKKTTGITIGHYLDKLRVERAVQLLSSGSKVEAVSMACGFQSTNQLRTLLKKHTSSLPSELR, from the coding sequence TTGAAGAACCAAAGTAAACATAGAGCTTTCTTTCTTGTACCACCAGAAGTGCAGCTTCTGGACATGGCAGGTCCGGCCCATCTTTTTTATGAAGCAAATGAGTACGGCGCCCAGATTGAAACTCATTATTTAGGCCTAAACACCTCGAACAAAGAAGTATCAAGTGCTGGGATTTCCCTAGGTAATTTGGAGGGTTTTGAAAACTTTACATTAGGAATTCATGATCTTCTTTTTATTCCAGGTTTGGAATCCCATCTATTTTTTGATGAAAAATTTGTACAACAAAACCAGCAATTTTTTCTGTGGTTACAAAAACAAAATCAAAACAGTGCTAAAATCTGTTCTGTATGTACTGGTGCATACGTCATAGCTTTTGCAGGCCTTTTTGATGGAAAAAATTGCACTACCCATTGGAAATATTTAGAGGAGTTTCAATCAAGGTTTCCGAATACAAAACTGCGTTCAGATAGATTAATCGTTAAAGACGGTAATCTATATTCCAGCGCTGGAGTTTCATCAGGAATAGATTTGGCTTTATTTCTTTTAGAAGAACTCTATGGACCTGTTTTCGCTACAAAAATCGCTAAAGAAGTAGTGATATACCTCCGTAGAACGGAACACGACCCACAACTTAGCGTCTTCCTTCAATACAGGAATCATTTGGACAATCGTATCCATCAAGCTCAGGATACACTAGCACAAAATTTTGATAAAAAACTTAAAATAGAAGAGCTTGCTGAAAATGTTCATATGAGTCCAAGAAACCTAACTCGTCTATTTAAGAAAACCACTGGGATTACCATTGGGCATTATTTGGATAAGCTTCGTGTTGAACGTGCTGTACAATTACTTTCCAGTGGCTCTAAAGTAGAAGCTGTATCTATGGCATGTGGATTTCAAAGCACTAATCAATTAAGAACCCTACTTAAAAAGCACACCTCTTCCCTGCCTTCAGAACTACGTTAG